In the Aneurinibacillus soli genome, one interval contains:
- a CDS encoding DMT family transporter: MIEHKQQKKAYLAAILNAFIIGFAFIFVKLALTITNPVDTLAHRFTVSFVVASIPIIFGWIRLNIKVKDIVSILPLALFYPALFFTFQVFGLAYTSSSEAGIIHATVPIFTMVLATYFLKEYTSQWQKIFTLLSVVGVAYIFAMKGINLETTNSKGTILILLSALSFAGYSVLARKMSQKFSVIDLTYMMTTIGFLFFNGMSVIRHVSEGTLTLFFAPFSNPLFVLSILFLGVLSSLVTSFLSNYALSQIEASKISVFNNLSTLVTIVAGVIFLQEKLEYFHLIGAFMIILGVVGTNLLEPKKAKVRS, encoded by the coding sequence ATGATCGAACATAAACAACAAAAAAAGGCTTATCTCGCCGCTATATTGAATGCGTTCATCATTGGCTTCGCGTTTATTTTTGTCAAATTAGCACTGACGATAACAAACCCAGTGGACACTTTGGCGCATCGTTTTACCGTATCGTTTGTGGTAGCTTCGATTCCTATCATTTTTGGATGGATTCGATTGAATATCAAAGTCAAAGATATAGTGTCGATCTTACCTTTAGCTTTGTTCTACCCAGCATTGTTCTTCACTTTCCAGGTTTTCGGCTTGGCCTATACCTCCTCTTCGGAGGCGGGAATTATTCATGCCACTGTGCCCATCTTCACGATGGTTTTGGCAACTTATTTCTTGAAAGAATACACCAGTCAATGGCAAAAGATATTCACTCTATTATCGGTTGTCGGTGTGGCCTATATTTTTGCTATGAAAGGCATCAATCTTGAAACAACGAACAGCAAAGGAACAATTTTAATCCTATTATCAGCGCTTTCTTTCGCTGGATATAGCGTGCTAGCCAGAAAGATGTCACAAAAGTTCAGTGTCATAGATTTAACGTACATGATGACAACGATCGGTTTTCTGTTCTTCAATGGCATGTCTGTGATCCGTCATGTTTCGGAGGGGACGCTCACGCTCTTCTTTGCACCTTTTTCGAATCCATTGTTTGTACTATCTATCCTCTTTTTGGGTGTATTATCTTCTCTCGTTACATCATTTTTGTCGAATTATGCGTTATCGCAAATAGAAGCCTCCAAGATAAGTGTGTTCAACAATTTATCCACTCTTGTCACCATTGTTGCAGGGGTTATATTTTTGCAAGAAAAGCTGGAATACTTTCATCTCATCGGGGCCTTCATGATTATTTTAGGAGTCGTCGGTACCAATCTTCTTGAACCTAAAAAAGCAAAGGTAAGGTCATAA